The genomic window CTGTCGAAACCTTGCCGTTGAAGCGGCATGGGTCATCCAGCCGGACTGGCCTGGCTGCCCTTTTCCACAGGTAATGAATCCATACCGGCGACGAGCCGATCGATCAGCCACACCATCGCAGCTGTTCCAGAACTCCGGCGTGATGCCATGGTAGATCACGTCTCGCACCATATGAGTCCGCTTGCCGTTTTCAATCAGCCAAAATGCATCGCCGCCAAACTGGAAGTTATACCGCCGCTGATCGATACTGTAAGACCCATGCCCTTCGATATAGATCCCGCGTTTCACATCTGCGATCAGCTGATCGACTGTCGCCGACCCCGGTTCGAGCCCGATATTGGCGACGCGGACAATCGGAACACTCCCCCACCCATCAGCGCGGTTTGACCCACGTGAACGGGTCGCGCCAATCTTCGGTGCAACTTCCCGATTGGTACAGTAGCCGACGAACAGCCCCTCACGCACGATGTCCCACTTCTGACATTGGACCCCATCGTCGTCATAGCCAGTGGCCGCGAGCGTGTCCGGTTCGGTGTTATCGGCCACGAGGTTCACATGGTGAGAGCCATAGTAAAAGTGTCCCAACTTCTCCGTCGTGAGAAAGCTGGTGCCGGCATAATTGGCTTCGTACCCGAGCGCACGGTCAAGTTCGCTCGGATGGCCGCATGATTCATGAATCGTCAGCGACAGATGTTCTGGATCGAGTACGAGATCAAACAGACCCGCATTCACCACTGGTGCCTTGACCTTGTCAATGGCTT from Nitrospira sp. includes these protein-coding regions:
- a CDS encoding TldD/PmbA family protein; amino-acid sequence: MSSPTWDEFAELALKRIVASGAEYSDIRIQDSITEHIEGEDRRIASINDVRDIGFGVRVLYHGAWGFAASSILSLEEVPRVADLATEIAKGSASVALEKVRLAPEPVHHDRVVTPCRIDPFRVPLKNKTDLLLNVMETLHRRKEVARSRASLWARRDRKLFVSTEGSRLEFDLLAAQGDCTATALHEGRFASRSFSTPHLRKGYELIEEADLLREVSRVADQAIDKVKAPVVNAGLFDLVLDPEHLSLTIHESCGHPSELDRALGYEANYAGTSFLTTEKLGHFYYGSHHVNLVADNTEPDTLAATGYDDDGVQCQKWDIVREGLFVGYCTNREVAPKIGATRSRGSNRADGWGSVPIVRVANIGLEPGSATVDQLIADVKRGIYIEGHGSYSIDQRRYNFQFGGDAFWLIENGKRTHMVRDVIYHGITPEFWNSCDGVADRSARRRYGFITCGKGQPGQSGWMTHAASTARFRQVQVIRGEGHS